The following are from one region of the Chloracidobacterium sp. genome:
- a CDS encoding phosphate ABC transporter ATP-binding protein gives MESKISISDLNFFYGKEQALFDIALEIPHREVVAFIGPSGCGKSTFLRTLNRMNDTIPIAKVSGTVMIDGENIYAPGTDVVALRRKVGMVFQKSNPFPKSIFENVAYGIRINNIHSSKTDLSNRVEKALRDAALWDEVKDRLTTSAFGLSGGQQQRLCIARALAVQPEVILMDEPASALDPIATQKIEELVVELKRQYTIVIVTHNMQQAARVSDRTAFFMLGKLIEYNPTQKMFQNPDEKLTEDYITGRFG, from the coding sequence ATGGAAAGTAAGATCAGCATTTCGGACCTGAATTTTTTTTACGGCAAAGAGCAGGCGCTGTTTGATATTGCGCTTGAGATCCCTCACCGCGAGGTTGTCGCTTTCATCGGCCCGTCGGGCTGCGGTAAATCGACATTTTTGCGGACGCTCAACCGGATGAATGACACTATCCCGATAGCCAAGGTCTCGGGAACGGTAATGATCGACGGCGAGAACATCTACGCGCCCGGTACCGACGTCGTCGCACTTCGCAGAAAGGTCGGGATGGTCTTTCAGAAATCGAATCCGTTCCCGAAATCGATCTTTGAGAACGTCGCTTACGGTATACGGATCAACAACATTCACTCGAGCAAAACCGATCTTTCGAACCGGGTCGAGAAGGCGCTTCGTGACGCCGCTCTTTGGGATGAGGTCAAGGACAGGCTGACCACATCTGCTTTCGGCCTGTCCGGCGGACAGCAGCAGCGATTGTGCATCGCCCGGGCATTGGCGGTTCAGCCCGAGGTCATTCTAATGGACGAGCCTGCCTCGGCACTCGATCCGATCGCGACACAAAAGATCGAAGAACTGGTCGTTGAATTAAAGCGGCAATATACGATAGTCATCGTTACACATAACATGCAGCAGGCGGCACGAGTTTCGGACCGAACGGCTTTCTTCATGCTCGGGAAGCTTATTGAATATAATCCGACGCAAAAGATGTTTCAGAATCCGGACGAGAAGCTGACCGAAGATTATATTACCGGCCGTTTCGGATAA
- the pstA gene encoding phosphate ABC transporter permease PstA — protein sequence MSETVSTGHSRRKLVNLVMTTLTALCATFATAVLLIIIGYIAYQGISSLSIEFITDTPKPVGEGGGIGNAIAGSAMMTALASLIGLPIGIAAGVYLAEFGKNWFGNIVRFVADTLIGVPSIIIGIFIYTAIVMPMGRQSGLAGGLALAIIMIPIVTRTTEEMINLVPHSMREGALALGAPQWRVSWNIVLPAAASGIATGAMLSIARITGETAPLLFTALNSRFYNFFYDQPMSSLTVQIYNFATGPFEVEHAMAWAATLLLVGLILFINIVVRFLTRKKY from the coding sequence ATGTCAGAAACTGTTTCGACAGGACATAGCAGAAGAAAGTTGGTCAATCTTGTAATGACCACACTTACCGCATTGTGCGCGACATTTGCGACGGCGGTGCTTTTGATCATCATCGGATACATTGCCTATCAGGGCATTTCTTCGCTCAGCATCGAGTTCATCACGGATACCCCAAAACCGGTCGGCGAAGGCGGCGGTATCGGCAACGCGATCGCGGGCTCGGCGATGATGACCGCGCTCGCTTCGCTGATCGGCCTGCCGATAGGGATCGCCGCAGGCGTTTATCTGGCCGAATTTGGCAAGAATTGGTTCGGAAACATTGTGCGGTTCGTGGCCGATACGTTGATCGGGGTGCCGTCGATAATCATCGGGATCTTTATTTATACGGCGATCGTAATGCCGATGGGCCGGCAGTCGGGCCTTGCCGGAGGCCTTGCTCTCGCGATCATAATGATCCCGATCGTTACACGTACGACCGAGGAAATGATCAACCTTGTGCCACATTCGATGCGCGAAGGAGCTCTCGCTCTCGGAGCACCGCAATGGCGCGTCTCGTGGAATATTGTGCTGCCGGCTGCGGCCTCAGGCATCGCGACCGGTGCGATGCTTTCGATCGCCCGCATCACGGGCGAAACGGCTCCGCTGCTGTTCACTGCCCTGAACAGCCGCTTTTACAATTTCTTCTATGATCAGCCGATGTCGTCGTTGACCGTACAGATCTACAATTTTGCGACCGGGCCATTCGAGGTCGAGCACGCAATGGCGTGGGCCGCGACCTTGCTTCTTGTCGGGCTTATTTTGTTTATCAATATCGTAGTCAGGTTTTTGACCCGGAAAAAATATTAG
- the phoU gene encoding phosphate signaling complex protein PhoU translates to MERRILDQQLDVLRDKILLLGGATEAAVHRAMQALTERDSVLAKQVLEEDKVIDQMELEIDRMSIEILALQQPAAHDLRFVISVAKITPILERIADHAGSIAEAALILNDEPPIKKSYVEFPMMANTAAEMLRTALDAFTREDSQVSRDVIKRDKEIDESYRRVFNELLELMIDDPAVTPGAAHLLFVAKHLERIGDYVKDICELNVYLREAAFIKHSRKF, encoded by the coding sequence ATGGAACGCAGGATCTTAGATCAACAACTTGATGTTTTGCGCGACAAGATACTCTTGCTCGGCGGCGCTACCGAGGCAGCCGTTCACCGTGCGATGCAGGCTCTGACCGAACGCGACAGCGTACTCGCCAAGCAGGTCCTCGAGGAAGATAAGGTCATTGACCAGATGGAACTCGAGATCGACAGGATGAGCATCGAGATACTCGCCCTTCAGCAGCCCGCGGCGCACGACCTGCGATTTGTCATCTCGGTCGCAAAGATCACGCCGATTCTCGAACGGATCGCCGATCATGCCGGCAGCATTGCCGAAGCTGCATTGATCTTGAACGACGAACCGCCGATCAAGAAAAGCTATGTCGAATTCCCGATGATGGCAAATACTGCGGCAGAAATGCTCCGGACCGCACTCGATGCGTTTACCCGAGAGGATTCGCAGGTATCGCGTGATGTGATCAAGCGCGACAAGGAGATCGACGAAAGCTATCGCCGCGTATTTAACGAACTGCTCGAGTTGATGATCGACGATCCGGCGGTCACGCCCGGAGCGGCTCACCTGCTATTCGTGGCGAAACACCTCGAGCGGATCGGCGACTACGTTAAAGACATCTGTGAGCTAAACGTTTATCTGCGCGAAGCTGCCTTTATAAAACACAGCCGCAAGTTCTAG